The following are from one region of the Streptomyces decoyicus genome:
- a CDS encoding M67 family metallopeptidase: MLTLTKALFDQIVEHSRQDHPDEACGVVAGPAGSDRPERFIPMLNAARSPTFYEFDSADLLKLYREMDDRDEEPVIIYHSHTATEAYPSRTDISYANEPGAHYVLVSTADTDDAGPFQFRSYRIVNGEVTEEEVEVVAAYS; the protein is encoded by the coding sequence ATGCTGACCCTCACCAAGGCGCTCTTCGACCAGATCGTCGAGCACTCCCGCCAGGACCACCCCGACGAGGCCTGCGGCGTGGTCGCGGGCCCGGCGGGCAGTGACCGCCCCGAGCGGTTCATCCCGATGCTGAACGCCGCCCGTTCGCCCACGTTCTACGAATTCGACTCCGCGGACCTGCTCAAGCTCTACCGCGAGATGGACGACCGGGACGAGGAGCCGGTGATCATCTATCACTCGCACACCGCCACCGAGGCCTACCCCTCGCGCACCGACATCTCCTACGCGAACGAGCCCGGCGCCCACTATGTCCTGGTCTCCACCGCCGACACCGACGACGCCGGGCCCTTCCAGTTCCGCTCGTACCGGATCGTGAACGGCGAGGTCACCGAGGAAGAGGTCGAGGTCGTGGCGGCGTACTCCTGA